The region gtatatttttgttttgttttgtaggGTTCCTTTGCTTTGGtgggttttaattaattaatgacttCACACAAGAAAAATCATCTTCCTCtcaattcaatttttattcacaCAACTTTTAACTCACTTTTCTTTTTGTAAATAAACATGTGATATTATGACTCAATTATGATGACTTGACTACCCAACATCACCCTCTATATAATTTtctcattaattataatatgataaATACACTCCATGAAACTAATAATGattaaaatgaatatatatataaatatatatatatagatatattagaTTATTGCTTAATTAACATTCTTGAGTCTTCACACTCCATGACCCTACCTCTCACTACCCACTTGCTTGAGAAATTTGGAATTTCTCTcaaatgggttttgaattaataattaaaattaaattttgttaTGAGGAGAAAATggtcaaacatataataattattattttgatttaattttgttATTAAGATTATTTGTGACAAAAATATCAAACCTTTCATAATAATTGCATTTAAAAGCCTAATTAGTTTTTTTTGTAGAAATAATACTAAATCTTTGATAATAGTTGAACTTAAAtactaaattaaattaatattttctaaGTCCATTTTTTATGCAAGATAtaaattttgtgtcaaattttgtaaaaaaaatgatTCTATGCTATATTGGCTCAATTATTGCAATTGTGCCTCAATGCACAAGATGCAAATTAGCTTTAAAAAGTCaacaattcatttaatatttattgataatatacaattttttttttcattttatattataaaaaagataaactaaaaaataatatggttattattaattgttaattaataaattagtgacgatatattaaataaaaaatgaacaTTTATTGTTGTATCAAATTTGATCCATGCTATATTTTGGCACAAGATATATCATGGACCAAATTTGATACACTTTTTAGAACACTATTGGAGTGATGATTTTACTAAAATATGCTAAATATAATAATGCACCACATTTTTGACACTCTATTAAAAATGCTTTGATACTCAcgtaaatattaatttttttttttatagtaataCTACTTTAAATAAGTGTAATATTAAGAAAGATTTGACATTATTactatattaaaaaaatgatttgGTACATAACTGCAATTATTAACAAAAATttagaattaataaaaaaaaattgatttgatatTGAAGTATAATTATTAGTAAAAATTTAGTATCATTaccttaaaaaaattaatttagggTGCGTTTGGAAAACTACTCTGTATTTAGAAATGAGTGTAATtcagaataattatttaattttgatcCTAATTACATTTTATAATTCTTATAGCCCATAAGAATTAGTTTTAATTATACTTAGTAATTACTAATTATAGTTCCAGTTTTAACAAATGTGATTGATTATACTAAATTACTATATtactgtgtgtaatatttgagtatatatttttggtgcacatatcattactcataataATTATTACCCTATTATTTACATAACATATTAATTACACATTTATTTCCAATCACGCGTTCATTAGAAAGATTTAATATTTTTCACCAAAAAtatatcttcttcttcttattattattattattattattattattattatgtgaaaAACAAAGCAAAAAGACCAAGCCCAATAGTATTGACTAGTGCAGTCAACTGGAGCTGCTGgttggctctctctctctctctctctctatttctatGCCCAAATAAAATAGAATCAAAATGTGCTCAAGCACTACTACTACCCTTATTGATGACGTGGCACATTCTGATTGGATGATGCTCGACACGCAAGCTCTGCTTTTTCTTATTCCAAAATTTCAAAGACGAAAGGGTGTGGAGGTCACGTGGATATAACGCAAGGGGCGCACCGTAACTCTGCTCGCTGCGTCGCACCGGATGATTCCTCCTCGCCATTACAAAaatccaaaacaaaaacaaaatatacGAAACGAGAAAAATAAAAAGGCGAAaaaatgtatattatatattaatataaaaataaataaagaaaaaagaaaaatagaaaggaGATGAAAATGTGTAAACGAAGACCAGGAGACTTAGAAGACTAAGgggacgaagaagaagaagaagaggaagaaatcGTTTAAATCTCTAGCCTTGGAGCTCGATCTCTTCAGCTGCTGCGTTCGACGGATTCTGACGACTCGGCAATCGGAATCGCGCGCCGAATCCATCTCCATCAAGGTCCGTTTTATTCATTTTCATCTCTCGGATCCTTTTTGCTTTAATCTCGTCTTCTTTGTttactttctatttttatttCTCATACTCAGCAATTTATTGATGCAGATTTGGTTTTCTAATTTGTTTTCGGATAACTTAGGCTTtcttactttttatttattttttaaatagtaattaaaaaaggaaaaaaaaagaatttaGAGTAATATTTGTTCGTTAGGTTTTCTATCAggagttatttttgttttaatttttattgttggggttattctatttttgttttattaaagggaaaaataataaaatttgcaTTTTTAGGAAATTTGTCTAAAAATAGAAAGGAAATAATTGCTTTGTGGatttattttggcagagtttgGGGGTTTGATTGAACTACAAGCCTGTGATGCTGAAGAAATAAGGATTCTCTTGAAGGGCTTttggtttttgttttgtttatataaactatatatacaaatatatatcaGAAGAAAAAAATGTTGGAGAATGGTCAAAGGTTTCCTGGAATTATAGGGATGAGTAACCAGGACAACAACTACTGTGATTTGTCCCAAGGGTTTTATTATAAGCTCGATGAAGGGACCAACATGTCTGTTGACAGTTTTGGGAGCTTGCAAACTAGCAACGACGGAGGATCTGTTGCTATGTCTATAGATAACAGCAGTGTGGGTTCTAATACAAACGATTCTCACACTCGCATCTTGAACCACCAAGGCCTAAGACGACGTGCAAATGACAATTGCTCCGTCCAACAGAGTGTTAACCGCAGAGGAAGAGTTATGCATGTTCTGAGTGATGATGCCCTTGCTCGAGCTCTAATGGACAGCAATTCCATGACAGAGGGTCTTGAAAACTATGAGAACTGGACCATTGATTTGAGGAAGCTAAATATGGGAGAGGCCTTCGCCCAAGGGGCTTTTGGAAAACTATATAGAGGAACTTACAAGGGTGAGGATGTTGCCATCAAGATCTTGGAGAGGCCAGAAAACGACCCCGAAAAGGCTCAGCTAATGGAGCAACAGTTCCAGCAGGAGGTTAAGATGCTGGCCACACTGAAGCATCCCAACATTGTTCGGTTTATTGGGGCTTGCCGCAAACCAATGGTCTGGTGCATTGTCACTGAATATGCTAAGGGTGGTTCTGTTCGGCAATTCTTAATGAAGCGCCAAAGTCGCTCGGTTCCCTTGAAATTAGCAGTCAAGCAAGCTTTGGACGTTGCTAGGGGAATGGCATATGTTCACGAGCTCGGGTTGATCCACCGAGACCTCAAGTCAGATAATCTTCTGATTTTCTCTGACAAATCCATAAAGATTGCTGATTTTGGGGTTGCTCGGATTGAGGTGCAGACAGAAGGGATGACACCAGAAACAGGAACATATCGCTGGATGGCTCCGTAAGATTTTTAACTCTTTAGCTGGAAGATAATTtgctatatttttcttttttggaaAGTCCATTTTATGGACCTCATCGTTTTGCTCTTACAGTCTTTTTTGTTTGTGTGTGATGTTTTTTACTTTATTGTTTGCTTTTAGTTCTTAATAAGCATTTGCATGTGAGTAGCTTTTGATCATTGTCAGTCTTTATATGTCATAGTTTGTTTCATATAGTTGCTTTTGCCAGACACTCACTGAagctggttttggtttttgaactacgTCTAGTTTGGAATGATAATTTGTTCCAGTAATCATATTTATGAATAGCCTCAGTATGATTCTCTTAAATGAGTTTTCATAGTACACTTTCCTTGCAGCTTTTTAAAATAGCTAGATATATAACCTTCCTTCTAATTCTAGGGAAAGGTGTTCATATTTATTCTTTTTTTGATATTTAACTTTGTCCTTGGGGTTATTGATTTTTATACATACTAGCATCTAGGATCTCTTTCTCTTTGCCATCTTTTAAATTCCGTTTGTCGAGACAGCTGAAAGGTGATGTATTTCCTTTTCTATATAATCTTTGAATTTGAGATGGTCCAATATGTGCTACTTGGAAAGTTTAACCCGTGAGTTCATATcgttttgtgttattttttgaTATCCTGTAGCTCATATTCATCCTGGTACGACGATCTCATTTTTGGTGAAAAAAAAATGTTCGTTGATGTCTGAAGTGAA is a window of Humulus lupulus chromosome 4, drHumLupu1.1, whole genome shotgun sequence DNA encoding:
- the LOC133829572 gene encoding serine/threonine-protein kinase STY13-like, producing the protein MLENGQRFPGIIGMSNQDNNYCDLSQGFYYKLDEGTNMSVDSFGSLQTSNDGGSVAMSIDNSSVGSNTNDSHTRILNHQGLRRRANDNCSVQQSVNRRGRVMHVLSDDALARALMDSNSMTEGLENYENWTIDLRKLNMGEAFAQGAFGKLYRGTYKGEDVAIKILERPENDPEKAQLMEQQFQQEVKMLATLKHPNIVRFIGACRKPMVWCIVTEYAKGGSVRQFLMKRQSRSVPLKLAVKQALDVARGMAYVHELGLIHRDLKSDNLLIFSDKSIKIADFGVARIEVQTEGMTPETGTYRWMAPEMIQHRPYTQKVDVYSFGIVLWELITGMLPFQNMTAVQAAFAVVNKGVRPIVPIDCLPVLGEIMTRCWDANPDVRPPFTDVVKMLENAETEIMTTVRKARFRCCMTQPMTAD